A part of Populus alba chromosome 8, ASM523922v2, whole genome shotgun sequence genomic DNA contains:
- the LOC118030470 gene encoding lignin-forming anionic peroxidase-like, producing MAAKAGAAASFMFMLFLLNTACHAQLSPAFYDSSCPNALSAIRTAIRSAIASDRRMAASLIRLHFHDCFVQGCDASILLDETSSIESEKTALGNLNSARGYNVIDKAKTEVEKICPGVVSCADIIAVAARDASAYVGGPSYAVKLGRRDSTTASRTLANAELPAFFESLESLISRFQNKGLTARDMVALSGSHTLGQAQCFTFRERIYNHSNIDAGFASTRRRRCPRVGSDATLAPLDLVTPNSFDNNYFKNLMQNKGLLQSDQVLFNGGSTDSIVSEYSRNPARFKSDFGSAMIKMGDIGLLTGSSGQIRRICSAVN from the exons ATGGCAGCAAAAGCAGGAGCAGCAGCTTCTTTCATGTTCATGCTGTTCTTGCTGAACACAGCATGCCACGCACAACTCTCCCCTGCATTTTACGACAGCTCCTGTCCTAATGCGCTTAGCGCGATCCGAACTGCTATCAGAAGTGCAATTGCGAGCGACAGGAGAATGGCTGCGTCTCTCATCCGCTTACACTTTCACGATTGCTTTGTCCAG GGTTGTGATGCCTCCATCTTACTGGACGAGACTTCCTCTATCGAGAGTGAAAAGACTGCCCTCGGCAATCTTAACTCTGCTAGAGGTTATAATGTAATAGACAAAGCAAAAACTGAAGTTGAGAAGATCTGTCCCGGAGTAGTATCCTGTGCAGATATCATTGCTGTTGCAGCGAGAGATGCGTCTGCTTAT GTGGGTGGCCCATCCTACGCGGTGAAGCTTGGAAGAAGAGATTCAACAACAGCAAGTCGAACTTTAGCCAACGCAGAGTTACCTGCCTTCTTTGAAAGCCTGGAGAGTCTTATTTCTCGCTTCCAAAACAAAGGCCTTACTGCAAGGGACATGGTTGCCTTGTCAGGTTCGCATACTCTCGGACAAGCTCAATGCTTCACTTTCCGTGAAAGGATATACAATCACAGCAATATCGATGCCGGATTCGCTAGCACCCGCAGGAGGCGCTGTCCACGTGTTGGCAGCGACGCAACCTTAGCCCCGCTCGATTTGGTCACTCCCAATTCTTTCGACAACAATTACTTCAAGAATCTGATGCAAAACAAGGGTCTCCTTCAGTCAGATCAAGTGCTTTTCAATGGAGGCTCCACGGACAGCATTGTCTCTGAATACAGCAGGAACCCTGCAAGATTCAAATCAGATTTTGGATCTGCCATGATCAAAATGGGAGATATAGGTCTTCTCACTGGATCTTCCGGGCAGATAAGGAGGATTTGCAGTGCTGTCAActag
- the LOC118030461 gene encoding uncharacterized protein, whose translation MAGIPMQSIATTDDNVRINMPHQSLSESKNIILQVSSKLRGFAINLLAFLGIKQIYDLKKIHFYSDQILRCMCAHILTLGYEEYNNADVHVYGAFHNAVKNGMVEFITEMIKACPHLMISVDGRNSRHLIMSSIANRQEKVFSLFYGLGAERVGFVSALDSSGNTMLHLAAKLSPPSQLARISGAALQMQRELQWYKEVESIMNPTDKDDRNGNDQTARELFTSDHKDLVVKGEQWMKEAATSCTVVGALIITIMFTAAFTVPGGNVQETGYPIFKDKKSFTVFIVADAVSLFSSSTSVLMFLGILTSRYAEEDFLKSLPTKLIIGLSMLFFSIAGMMVTFCAALIIMLHGRLQVIIPIVLLASIPVTLFMWLQFPLLVEIFVSTYGPGIFDRKMKRWSKSSTD comes from the exons ATGGCAGGTATTCCCATGCAATCAATTGCTACAACTGATGACAATGTTCGTATTAATATGCCTCATCAAAGCCTCAGTGAGTCGAAGAACATTATCCTCCAAG TGTCAAGCAAATTGCGTGGGTTTGCAATAAATCTCCTCGCATTCTTAG GAATCAAGCAAATATACGATTTGAAGAAGATCCACTTTTATTCAGATCAAATTCTACGGTGTATGTGTGCGCATATATTAACTCTGGGTTATGAGGAATACAACAACGCAGATGTACATGTATATGGAGCATTCCACAATGCTGTAAAGAATGGCATGGTTGAATTTATTACTGAGATGATTAAAGCTTGTCCTCATTTAATGATTAGTGTAGATGGCAGAAACTCAAGGCACCTAATTATGTCCTCGATTGCAAACCGGCAAGAAAAAGTGTTCAGCCTTTTCTATGGACTGGGAGCAGAGAGAGTAGGATTTGTTTCCGCCTTAGATAGCTCAGGAAATACAATGCTACATTTGGCAGCAAAACTATCACCTCCTTCTCAACTAGCTCGGATCTCTGGTGCAGCTCTCCAGATGCAGCGAGAGCTACAATGGTACAAG GAAGTGGAAAGCATTATGAATCCTACAGACAAGGATGATCGTAATGGGAACGATCAGACAGCCAGGGAATTATTTACGTCTGACCATAAGGACTTGGTAGTGAAAGGAGAGCAATGGATGAAAGAAGCAGCAACTTCTTGTACAGTTGTGGGTGCTCTCATCATTACAATTATGTTTACTGCTGCATTTACTGTTCCCGGCGGCAACGTTCAAGAGACCGGCTATCCGATTTTTAAAGACAAGAAATCTTTTACAGTTTTTATAGTAGCTGATGcagtctctctcttttcttcatcAACATCAGTGTTGATGTTCTTAGGGATTCTTACGTCGCGATACGCAGAGGAAGATTTCCTTAAATCCTTGCCCACTAAGTTAATCATCGGCCTTTCCATGCTTTTCTTCTCTATTGCAGGCATGATGGTAACCTTCTGTGCTGCTCTTATAATCATGTTGCATGGGAGATTGCAAGTTATAATTCCAATTGTACTGCTGGCTTCTATCCCTGTAACTTTGTTCATGTGGCTGCAATTTCCACTGCTAGTGGAGATTTTTGTATCCACATATGGACCAGGAATCTTCGACAGAAAAATGAAACGCTGGTCAAAATCTTCAACTGATTAA
- the LOC118030466 gene encoding uncharacterized protein isoform X2 yields MTTTNNLQQQQHSPSHEDQFVEAESSQGSGAVSNEMNGPLLTLYKYAHNGDWDAIKTYLSHYPNARKAMIKPYGGTALHVAAFSGHLRVVEELVKLMSVEELEIQDHQGNTGLSSAAFVGKRKMAECLVRKNKHLVTFVNAQKKIPLVQACISNCKDMALYLYSVTPFEFLCQGNGHHGSYFLQCAIGAQMLDIVFDFLHRFPHMATKTDDVLKSNALIRLSTSPQIFPSASQPAFWQQFICSCIWSKPIVATNATVRIYVPAQRLRESKNIVLQVLSQLRVFAENLFTFLGIKQIYDLKKIHIYSDKILRCMCEHISCLDYEEQLKAAVHPAFHSAVKNGTVEFIMEMIKACPHVMICTDDNSRTLFMSSIANRQEKVVSLFYGLEATRSGFVSLIDSSGNTMLHLAAKLSPPSQLSRISGAALQMQRELQWYKEVESIINPTDKDFANVKGQIARELFTSDHKDLLVKGEEWMKATATSCTVVGALIITIMFTAAFTVPGGYVQESGYPIFKDKESFTVFIVSDAISLFSSSTSVLMFLGILTSRYAEEDFLKSLPTKLIIGLSTLFFSIATMMVTFCAALMIIVDGKLQIIIPIVLVACIPVTFFMMLQFPLLVEIFVSTYGPGIFNKKLKRWY; encoded by the exons ATGACTACGACAAACAAtttgcaacaacaacaacattcaCCAAGCCACGAAGACCAATTTGTTGAAGCAGAGTCGTCACAAGGTTCAG GAGCGGTGAGCAATGAAATGAATGGTCCCTTGCTAACCTTGTACAAGTATGCCCATAATGGAGACTGGGATGCCATAAAAACCTATCTTAGCCATTACCCAAATGCAAGAAAGGCCATGATCAAACCCTATGGCGGAACAGCCCTTCATGTAGCAGCTTTTTCTGGACATCTGAGAGTTGTGGAGGAGTTGGTGAAGTTGATGTCAGTAGAAGAATTGGAAATACAAGATCATCAAGGCAACACCGGTCTTTCTAGTGCTGCCTttgttggaaaaagaaagatggcAGAATGTTTGGTGAGAAAGAACAAACACTTGGTTACCTTTGTAAATGCACAAAAAAAGATCCCGCTGGTTCAGGCATGTATAAGCAACTGTAAGGATATGGCTCTTTATCTATACTCTGTCACTCCATTTGAATTTCTTTGTCAAGGCAATGGCCACCATGGATCTTATTTCCTACAATGTGCTATTGGTGCTCAAATGCTCG atattgtgtttgattttctgCATCGCTTCCCACATATGGCTACTAAAACGGATGATGTTCTGAAGTCGAATGCTTTGATTCGTTTGTCTACCTCACCTCAAATATTTCCAAGCGCAAGTCAACCTGCGTTTTGGCAGCAATTCATCTGTTCAT GTATTTGGTCAAAACCAATAGTTGCAACTAATGCTACGGTTCGTATCTATGTGCCTGCTCAGAGACTAAGGGAGTCGAAGAACATTGTCCTTCAAG TGTTAAGTCAATTGCGTGTGTTTGCAGAAAATCTCTTCACATTCTTAG GAATCAAGCAGATTTATGATTTAAAGAAGATCCACATTTATTCGGATAAAATCCTACGGTGTATGTGTGAGCATATATCTTGTCTGGATTACGAGGAACAGCTCAAGGCAGCTGTGCATCCAGCATTCCACAGTGCGGTAAAGAATGGCACCGTTGAGTTTATCATGGAGATGATCAAAGCTTGTCCTCATGTAATGATCTGTACAGATGACAACTCAAGAACCCTATTTATGTCCTCCATTGCAAATCGACAAGAAAAGGTGGTCAGCCTTTTCTATGGACTGGAAGCAACCAGATCAGGATTTGTTTCCCTTATAGATAGCTCAGGAAATACAATGTTGCATTTGGCAGCAAAACTGTCTCCTCCTTCTCAACTATCTCGGATCTCTGGTGCAGCTCTTCAGATGCAAAGAGAACTACAATGGTACAAG GAAGTGGAGAGTATTATAAACCCTACAGACAAGGATTTTGCTAATGTAAAGGGTCAGATAGCCAGGGAATTATTCACAAGTGACCATAAGGACCTGTTAGTGAAAGGAGAGGAATGGATGAAAGCAACAGCAACTTCATGCACTGTTGTGGGTGCTCTCATCATTACAATTATGTTTACTGCTGCATTCACTGTTCCCGGCGGCTACGTTCAAGAGAGCGGCTATCCGATTTTTAAAGACAAGGAATCTTTTACAGTTTTTATAGTATCGGATgcaatctctctcttttcttcatcAACATCAGTGTTGATGTTCTTAGGAATTCTTACGTCGCGATACGCAGAGGAAGATTTCCTTAAATCCTTACCCACCAAGTTAATCATCGGCCTTTCCACGCTTTTCTTCTCCATTGCAACCATGATGGTAACCTTCTGTGCTGCTCTTATGATTATTGTGGATGGGAAATTGCAAATTATAATTCCGATTGTCTTGGTCGCATGTATCCCTGtaacttttttcatgatgtTGCAATTTCCCCTCCTAGTGGAGATTTTTGTATCCACATATGGACCGGGAATCttcaacaaaaaattgaaaCGTTGGTACTGA
- the LOC118030466 gene encoding uncharacterized protein isoform X1: MTTTNNLQQQQDSPSHQEQFVEAESSQSSQGSGAVSNEMNGPLLTLYKYAHNGDWDAIKTYLSHYPNARKAMIKPYGGTALHVAAFSGHLRVVEELVKLMSVEELEIQDHQGNTGLSSAAFVGKRKMAECLVRKNKHLVTFVNAQKKIPLVQACISNCKDMALYLYSVTPFEFLCQGNGHHGSYFLQCAIGAQMLDIVFDFLHRFPHMATKTDDVLKSNALIRLSTSPQIFPSASQPAFWQQFICSCIWSKPIVATNATVRIYVPAQRLRESKNIVLQVLSQLRVFAENLFTFLGIKQIYDLKKIHIYSDKILRCMCEHISCLDYEEQLKAAVHPAFHSAVKNGTVEFIMEMIKACPHVMICTDDNSRTLFMSSIANRQEKVVSLFYGLEATRSGFVSLIDSSGNTMLHLAAKLSPPSQLSRISGAALQMQRELQWYKEVESIINPTDKDFANVKGQIARELFTSDHKDLLVKGEEWMKATATSCTVVGALIITIMFTAAFTVPGGYVQESGYPIFKDKESFTVFIVSDAISLFSSSTSVLMFLGILTSRYAEEDFLKSLPTKLIIGLSTLFFSIATMMVTFCAALMIIVDGKLQIIIPIVLVACIPVTFFMMLQFPLLVEIFVSTYGPGIFNKKLKRWY; this comes from the exons GAGCGGTGAGCAATGAAATGAATGGTCCCTTGCTAACCTTGTACAAGTATGCCCATAATGGAGACTGGGATGCCATAAAAACCTATCTTAGCCATTACCCAAATGCAAGAAAGGCCATGATCAAACCCTATGGCGGAACAGCCCTTCATGTAGCAGCTTTTTCTGGACATCTGAGAGTTGTGGAGGAGTTGGTGAAGTTGATGTCAGTAGAAGAATTGGAAATACAAGATCATCAAGGCAACACCGGTCTTTCTAGTGCTGCCTttgttggaaaaagaaagatggcAGAATGTTTGGTGAGAAAGAACAAACACTTGGTTACCTTTGTAAATGCACAAAAAAAGATCCCGCTGGTTCAGGCATGTATAAGCAACTGTAAGGATATGGCTCTTTATCTATACTCTGTCACTCCATTTGAATTTCTTTGTCAAGGCAATGGCCACCATGGATCTTATTTCCTACAATGTGCTATTGGTGCTCAAATGCTCG atattgtgtttgattttctgCATCGCTTCCCACATATGGCTACTAAAACGGATGATGTTCTGAAGTCGAATGCTTTGATTCGTTTGTCTACCTCACCTCAAATATTTCCAAGCGCAAGTCAACCTGCGTTTTGGCAGCAATTCATCTGTTCAT GTATTTGGTCAAAACCAATAGTTGCAACTAATGCTACGGTTCGTATCTATGTGCCTGCTCAGAGACTAAGGGAGTCGAAGAACATTGTCCTTCAAG TGTTAAGTCAATTGCGTGTGTTTGCAGAAAATCTCTTCACATTCTTAG GAATCAAGCAGATTTATGATTTAAAGAAGATCCACATTTATTCGGATAAAATCCTACGGTGTATGTGTGAGCATATATCTTGTCTGGATTACGAGGAACAGCTCAAGGCAGCTGTGCATCCAGCATTCCACAGTGCGGTAAAGAATGGCACCGTTGAGTTTATCATGGAGATGATCAAAGCTTGTCCTCATGTAATGATCTGTACAGATGACAACTCAAGAACCCTATTTATGTCCTCCATTGCAAATCGACAAGAAAAGGTGGTCAGCCTTTTCTATGGACTGGAAGCAACCAGATCAGGATTTGTTTCCCTTATAGATAGCTCAGGAAATACAATGTTGCATTTGGCAGCAAAACTGTCTCCTCCTTCTCAACTATCTCGGATCTCTGGTGCAGCTCTTCAGATGCAAAGAGAACTACAATGGTACAAG GAAGTGGAGAGTATTATAAACCCTACAGACAAGGATTTTGCTAATGTAAAGGGTCAGATAGCCAGGGAATTATTCACAAGTGACCATAAGGACCTGTTAGTGAAAGGAGAGGAATGGATGAAAGCAACAGCAACTTCATGCACTGTTGTGGGTGCTCTCATCATTACAATTATGTTTACTGCTGCATTCACTGTTCCCGGCGGCTACGTTCAAGAGAGCGGCTATCCGATTTTTAAAGACAAGGAATCTTTTACAGTTTTTATAGTATCGGATgcaatctctctcttttcttcatcAACATCAGTGTTGATGTTCTTAGGAATTCTTACGTCGCGATACGCAGAGGAAGATTTCCTTAAATCCTTACCCACCAAGTTAATCATCGGCCTTTCCACGCTTTTCTTCTCCATTGCAACCATGATGGTAACCTTCTGTGCTGCTCTTATGATTATTGTGGATGGGAAATTGCAAATTATAATTCCGATTGTCTTGGTCGCATGTATCCCTGtaacttttttcatgatgtTGCAATTTCCCCTCCTAGTGGAGATTTTTGTATCCACATATGGACCGGGAATCttcaacaaaaaattgaaaCGTTGGTACTGA
- the LOC118030472 gene encoding copper transport protein ATX1, protein MSQTVVLKVGMSCGGCVGAVKRVLGKMEGVESYDIDLKEQKVTVKGNVQPDAVLQTVSKTGKKTTFWEAEAPAEPAKPAETLAAA, encoded by the exons ATGTCTCAG ACTGTTGTCCTCAAGGTTGGCATGTCATGTGGAGGTTGTGTTGGGGCTGTGAAAAGGGTTTTGGGAAAAATGGAAG GTGTGGAATCATATGACATTGATTTGAAGGAGCAAAAAGTCACAGTGAAAGGAAATGTGCAGCCAGATGCTGTTCTTCAGACTGTCTCTAAGACCGGGAAGAAGACTACCTTTTGGGAAGCAGAAGCACCAGCTGAACCTGCTAAGCCTGCAGAAACTTTGGCTGCTGCATAA